A stretch of Ascochyta rabiei chromosome 6, complete sequence DNA encodes these proteins:
- a CDS encoding Essential protein Yae1, N terminal codes for MNAAGEITPPMGPTQLAAGHAPPTPPHESALDDVYGSAPNSPYLDAQTSDRAHEMLSDLPSRQRALDADAYREGLASAKGQYVQEGFDEGYALGADLGLRAGYALGVLRGFIGAWKGLDQDVYNEMITLYNQAQKELAIEQLLGQTWVDEEGIWKWEVRGVDGDATFREVAAQHPVVKRWDDKVEELAQRWGVDLKAVEKMSSKEEEQS; via the coding sequence ATGAACGCAGCCGGCGAAATTACCCCTCCCATGGGCCCAACCCAGCTGGCAGCAGGCCATGCGCCTCCCACCCCACCCCACGAGTCTGCCCTCGATGATGTCTACGGCTCTGCGCCAAACTCTCCATACCTCGACGCGCAAACCTCAGACCGTGCACACGAAATGCTCTCTGACCTGCCTTCACGACAACGTGCCCTGGACGCCGACGCGTACCGTGAAGGTCTAGCGTCCGCGAAAGGCCAGTACGTGCAAGAAGGGTTCGACGAGGGATATGCGCTGGGCGCAGACCTGGGACTACGCGCTGGCTACGCCTTGGGCGTACTACGGGGCTTCATAGGCGCGTGGAAAGGACTCGACCAAGACGTCTACAATGAGATGATTACCTTGTACAACCAGGCGCAAAAGGAGCTTGCAATCGAGCAATTACTGGGACAAACCTGGGTCGACGAAGAAGGGATATGGAAATGGGAGGTTAGGGGTGTAGATGGCGACGCGACGTTCAGGGAGGTAGCAGCGCAGCATCCTGTTGTCAAGAGGTGGGACGATAAGGTCGAGGAACTGGCCCAGCGGTGGGGTGTTGATCTCAAGGCTGTGGAGAAGATGAGCAGCAAAGAAGAGGAGCAGTCGTGA
- a CDS encoding mRNA-binding ribosome synthesis protein nop7, with amino-acid sequence MAGRSKKKGTSGAAKNYITRTRAVKKLQISLPDFRRLCIFKGIYPREPRNKKKVSKGSTAATTFYYTKDIQYLLHEPLLAKFREHKAVAKKIGRALGRGESGDAARLEKNLMPKVKLDHIIKERYPTFVDALRDLDDALSMLFLFANLPSSEHIPAKTIALCQRLTREFEHYVITSHALRKSFLSIKGIYYQVTIQGQDILWLVPYRFVQRTGGDIDFRIMGTFVEFYTTLLGFVNYRLYTSVGLVYPPKFNAKSDEQGGELAAFQLEGKGVSTNGAANGEEEDAEINPEAQAIADRIAAEGDVEEEVAEAIVTAADDDEEQATEGIDKFEPTAQDGDVLPQPQASRAEAGSLFAPFTFYLSRETPRASLEFILRAFGCKRVGWDNILGDGAFTTNESDPSITHQIIDRPSLANGAAAPVSAESEDGNAPKAQWPRSMMPGRTYVQPQWVWDSINQGKLLRPDLYGPGAELPPHLSPWVKPKKGEYDPNLPLAAQQPEGEAEAFEDEGDEETFNAKDDDEDMDAIVDRGGSVEAGEGMDVDGLDDDDSDASSSDDAAPAAEDDDESDAESDISESEAARLQHQAELEAEATGKTLKKVAPTKKEQNAAIRKKADKARKAEEEERERQKMMLSNKKRKLLKRIEYGANKRDTESEGLRRKKAKLEKAKAAADAL; translated from the exons ATGGCTGGTCGCTCCAAGAAGAAGG GCACCTCTGGTGCGGCGAAAAACTACATCACTCGTACTCGCGCCGTGAAGAAGCTGCAGATTTCGCTTCCCGACTTCAGAAGATTATGCATCTTCAAGGGAATCTACCCCCGCGAGCCGCGCAACAAGAAGAAGGTCTCCAAGGGCTCCACCGCCGCGACGACCTTCTACTACACCAAGGACATCCAGTACCTGCTCCATGAGCCGCTGCTGGCCAAGTTCCGCGAGCACAAGGCCGTCGCAAAGAAGATTGGACGTGCCCTTGGTCGCGGTGAGTCTGGAGATGCCGCGCGCCTGGAGAAGAACTTGATGCCCAAGGTCAAGCTCGACCACATCATCAAGGAACGCTACCCGACCTTCGTCGACGCCCTTCGCGACCTCGACGATGCGCTATCCATGCTCTTCCTCTTCGCCAACCTGCCCTCCAGCGAGCACATCCCTGCAAAGACCATCGCCCTGTGCCAGCGCCTGACCCGCGAGTTCGAGCACTACGTAATCACATCCCACGCCCTGCGCAAGTCCTTCCTGTCCATCAAGGGTATCTACTACCAAGTTACGATCCAGGGCCAGGACATTTTGTGGCTCGTCCCATACCGATTTGTGCAGCGAACTGGTGGAGACATTGACTTCAGGATCATGGGCACGTTCGTTGAGTTCTACACCACACTGCTTGGCTTTGTCAACTACCGCCTTTACACCTCTGTTGGCCTCGTCTACCCTCCCAAGTTCAACGCCAAGAGCGACGAGCAGGGTGGTGAGCTCGCTGCCTTCCAGCTTGAGGGCAAGGGTGTCTCTACAAACGGTGCTGCCAacggcgaggaagaggatgCAGAGATCAATCCTGAGGCACAGGCCATCGCAGACAGGATTGCAGCTGAGGGTGACGTTGAGGAGGAGGTCGCTGAAGCAATTGTTACTGCGGCAGACGATGACGAAGAGCAAGCGACGGAAGGAATCGACAAGTTCGAGCCTACCGCTCAGGACGGTGACGTTCTGCCCCAGCCCCAAGCCAGCCGCGCCGAAGCCGGCTCCCTCTTCGCCCCCTTCACATTCTACCTCTCCCGCGAGACCCCAAGGGCATCCCTCGAGTTCATCCTCCGAGCCTTTGGTTGCAAGCGCGTAGGCTGGGATAACATCCTTGGCGACGGCGCCTTCACAACCAACGAATCAGATCCCTCCATCACCCACCAAATTATTGACAGACCCTCTCTCGCCAACGGGGCCGCAGCTCCTGTTTCTGCCGAGTCTGAAGACGGTAACGCCCCGAAGGCGCAATGGCCGCGCTCCATGATGCCTGGCCGTACTTACGTCCAGCCCCAATGGGTATGGGACTCGATTAACCAAGGCAAACTTCTGCGCCCTGACCTCTACGGCCCCGGTGCTGAGCTTCCTCCTCATTTGAGCCCTTGGGTCAAGCCCAAGAAGGGCGAATACGATCCCAACTTGCCCCTCGCAGCCCAGCAACCCGAAGGCGAAGCCGAGGCTTTCGAAGACGAGGGCGACGAGGAGACATTCAACGCAAAGGATGACGACGAAGACATGGATGCCATTGTCGACCGTGGCGGCTCTGTTGAGGCTGGTGAGGGCATGGACGTTGATGGCTTAGACGATGATGACTCTGACGCTTCTTCCTCGGACGATGCAGCGCCTGCTgccgaagacgacgacgagtcGGACGCTGAGTCTGACATCTCCGAGTCCGAAGCTGCGCGCCTTCAACATCAAGCCGAACTTGAGGCTGAGGCCACGGGCAAGACGCTCAAGAAGGTCGCTCCCACCAAGAAGGAGCAGAACGCTGCTATTCGTAAGAAGGCTGATAAGGCTAGGAAagcagaggaggaggagcgtGAGAGGCAGAAGATGATGTTGTCGAACAAGAAGAGGAAGCTGTTGAAACGTATCGAATACGGCGCCAACAAACGTGACACAGAGTCCGAGGGTCTGAGGAGAAAGAAGGCCAAGCTCGAGAAGGCGAAGGCGGCTGCTGATGCATTGTAG